Sequence from the Cucumis sativus cultivar 9930 chromosome 1, Cucumber_9930_V3, whole genome shotgun sequence genome:
GTTTGAATGATCTTTATGTTTGGTTAGAGAATATGTATCTAGTTAAgccttttattgttttttgtttggacAGTACTTCTTATACCAATTACTGCGAGGTTTGAAGTATTTACATTCTGCAAATGTCTTGCACCGAGATCTTAAACCAAGCAACCTGCTCCTTAATGCAAATTGTGACCTCAAGATTTGTGACTTTGGGTTAGCAAGAACAACATCAGAGACAGATTTCATGACGGAATATGTTGTAACACGATGGTATCGAGCCCCTGAGCTACTGCTCAACACTTCTGAATACACTGCAGCGATAGATATTTGGTCTGTTGGATGTATTCTCATGGAAATTCTTAGGAGGGAGCCACTGTTCCCTGGTAAAGACTATGTGCAGCAATTGGGGCTTATAACTGAGGTAGTTATTACTTAATCATTGCCTTCCAAGTTTCTTCCTGctgtttaaaagtttaaaactatGCATGTGGCACTGAGGTGatcttattgttttttacaATGGTTATTGTCATAAACTACctgaattattatttgaatgtgTTGCAACTATAGATTTGTGGTGTTTCTTATGgaattatttctttatcattTCCTCAAAAACAGTTGCTAGGTTCACCTGATGATTCAGATCTCGGGTTTCTTAGAAGTGATAACGCAAGGAAGTATGTTAAGCAACTTCCTCATTTCCCAAAACAACCGCTGATCGAAAAGTTCCCAGATCTTCCTCCACTGGCTGTTGATCTTGCAGAGAGGATGCTACTCTTTGATCCAAGCAAGAGAATAACTGGTAATGCACCTACCTTTGCATCTATAACATTACTTAAAGAacctcttttctctctttcctaCATTTTCTTGATATGCGATGTATTTCTTATTGTGTTTACAAGTGGAGGAGGCCATGAATCACCCATATATAGTAAGTCTTCATGAGATCAATGAAGAACCAACCTGCCCTTCTCCTTTCAACTTCGATTTTGAACAGGCATCCTTGGATGAAGAAGACATAAAAGAACTTAT
This genomic interval carries:
- the LOC101218403 gene encoding mitogen-activated protein kinase homolog NTF6, which codes for MENDSSSAMDIKGTPTYDSKYLLYNVLGSFFEVSAKYSPSIQPVGRGAYGIVCCTTNSETKEEVAIKKIGNAFDNRIDAKRTLREIKLLCHMDHDNIIKIKDIIPPPDKEKFNDVYIVYELMDTDLHQIIRSSQALTDDHCQYFLYQLLRGLKYLHSANVLHRDLKPSNLLLNANCDLKICDFGLARTTSETDFMTEYVVTRWYRAPELLLNTSEYTAAIDIWSVGCILMEILRREPLFPGKDYVQQLGLITELLGSPDDSDLGFLRSDNARKYVKQLPHFPKQPLIEKFPDLPPLAVDLAERMLLFDPSKRITVEEAMNHPYIVSLHEINEEPTCPSPFNFDFEQASLDEEDIKELIWRESIKFNPNHI